A genomic stretch from Candidatus Dadabacteria bacterium includes:
- a CDS encoding energy transducer TonB, whose protein sequence is MGRPVDNLKKFILFSLVFHVLISIAWGKIVVQRSVPVYGDHIEVSLRHFEFKKPEPAKKIVKRKKVVKKKKEKVVKEVKKRDDSIALKKEAKPAPEEQPEESYATARPSYGFTPRPGYPAVAIRRGYEGSVLLNVRVLPNGEPEEVTISKSSGHKVLDNAALKAVKKWRFVPAQRGFKAVSSWVKVPIEFRLE, encoded by the coding sequence ATGGGCAGGCCGGTTGACAATCTCAAGAAATTTATACTGTTTTCACTTGTCTTCCATGTTCTTATATCTATTGCTTGGGGGAAGATTGTCGTGCAGAGAAGCGTTCCTGTATACGGCGATCACATAGAAGTGTCCCTGAGGCATTTTGAATTTAAAAAACCCGAACCCGCAAAAAAAATCGTAAAGAGAAAAAAGGTTGTTAAGAAGAAAAAAGAAAAAGTCGTAAAGGAAGTGAAAAAGCGGGATGACTCCATAGCGCTTAAAAAGGAAGCAAAGCCCGCCCCGGAGGAGCAACCCGAAGAGAGTTATGCCACCGCGAGACCATCTTACGGTTTTACCCCCAGACCTGGCTATCCCGCGGTTGCCATAAGACGCGGTTACGAGGGCAGCGTGTTGCTTAATGTGCGTGTGCTTCCAAATGGGGAACCCGAGGAAGTAACCATCTCCAAATCCTCCGGTCACAAGGTTCTTGATAATGCCGCTTTGAAGGCTGTAAAGAAGTGGAGATTCGTCCCGGCGCAAAGAGGCTTCAAGGCGGTTTCAAGCTGGGTCAAGGTTCCAATAGAGTTTCGGCTGGAATGA
- a CDS encoding DegQ family serine endoprotease, producing MKLEALTMKKTVFLFFAACFLLAGSLSCAKVEDDEENSGSLSRESVPELLSSSGSSVKFPSLAGLVEKQKHSVVNISTTSVVKRGKMLPDFGEGDPFEEFFKRFFPNDREREFRKKGLGSGFIVSKDGYIVTNNHVISRAEDIQVVLYDGSRYTAEIVGQDTKTDLAVLKIKPEKKLKPVVFGDSDRLRIGDWVMAIGNPFGLGYTVTVGIVSAKGRSLGLGAYDDFIQTDASLNPGNSGGPLFNLGGEVVGVNTAIAARGQGIGFSIPTNMAKGVISQLMEKGEVVRGWLGVVIQPITQEIAEGMGYESTDGALISDISPGSPAEKAGLRRGDVVVKFDGEPIKEFTSLSKLVGMKAPGTSSKITILRDGKREEISVVLGEMPDDEAPAESQRDEDIELSDITPDIAARFGVEDKAGVLVTNVERGSSAWEAGFRPGDVILEVNKNPVANLGDYNKIISGLKPGKQYLFLVKKRKNTIYIGYAPKNKQ from the coding sequence ATGAAGCTGGAGGCTTTAACTATGAAGAAAACTGTTTTCCTGTTTTTTGCTGCCTGTTTTTTACTTGCGGGTTCCCTTTCGTGCGCTAAGGTAGAGGATGACGAAGAGAACTCTGGATCCCTGTCGCGGGAAAGCGTCCCGGAACTTCTTTCTTCTTCCGGCTCTTCTGTAAAATTCCCCTCCCTCGCGGGTCTTGTCGAGAAACAAAAGCATTCTGTCGTGAACATAAGCACCACGAGCGTCGTAAAGCGGGGGAAGATGCTTCCTGATTTTGGCGAAGGGGACCCTTTCGAGGAGTTTTTCAAGAGATTTTTTCCGAACGACCGGGAGCGGGAGTTCAGGAAAAAGGGCCTGGGCTCCGGGTTCATAGTCAGCAAAGACGGCTACATAGTTACCAACAACCATGTGATCAGCAGGGCAGAAGATATACAGGTCGTTCTCTATGACGGATCGAGGTATACGGCCGAGATTGTGGGACAGGACACCAAAACGGACCTTGCGGTTCTGAAGATAAAGCCTGAAAAAAAACTGAAGCCCGTTGTTTTCGGAGATTCGGACAGGCTTAGAATCGGCGACTGGGTCATGGCGATTGGAAACCCCTTCGGACTCGGCTACACCGTGACAGTCGGAATAGTGAGCGCGAAGGGACGGTCTCTGGGTCTCGGGGCCTACGATGATTTCATTCAGACCGATGCGTCTCTCAACCCCGGAAACAGCGGAGGTCCGCTTTTTAACCTGGGAGGGGAGGTGGTTGGTGTTAACACCGCAATAGCGGCCAGAGGCCAAGGAATAGGGTTTTCTATCCCAACCAACATGGCCAAGGGGGTCATATCCCAGCTCATGGAAAAAGGCGAGGTGGTCAGGGGGTGGCTGGGAGTCGTTATTCAACCTATAACGCAGGAGATAGCCGAGGGCATGGGGTATGAGAGCACCGACGGGGCTCTTATATCCGATATAAGCCCGGGAAGTCCCGCGGAGAAAGCGGGCCTGCGAAGAGGAGACGTGGTAGTGAAATTTGACGGAGAACCTATAAAAGAGTTTACGTCTTTATCCAAACTCGTGGGAATGAAGGCTCCGGGCACTTCCTCTAAAATCACGATTCTCCGCGACGGGAAGCGCGAGGAAATTTCCGTTGTTCTCGGCGAGATGCCGGATGATGAGGCTCCTGCGGAGTCCCAGCGGGACGAAGATATTGAATTGAGTGACATCACCCCGGATATCGCCGCACGGTTCGGCGTTGAGGATAAGGCCGGGGTGCTGGTTACGAACGTGGAACGCGGCAGTTCCGCCTGGGAGGCGGGATTTCGTCCCGGGGACGTGATACTGGAGGTTAACAAAAACCCCGTGGCGAACCTTGGGGACTACAACAAGATCATAAGCGGCCTGAAACCCGGAAAGCAGTATCTCTTCCTGGTAAAGAAACGTAAAAACACGATTTACATCGGCTACGCTCCCAAAAACAAACAGTAG
- the lspA gene encoding signal peptidase II, whose amino-acid sequence MRNYLSVFAISFLVVLLDQLTKWLVKAHVPFLSRINVFSWFDITHLRNPGIAFGMLRNMSEDIRLYFYIVVFVLVLIAIFFFLRRLEEERRVFRYGLAFVLGGAIGNSIDRFAYGYVTDFIAVYWPGNPDLLWPPFNVADSAITVGAISILISGVLVRGKEN is encoded by the coding sequence ATGAGAAATTATCTAAGTGTGTTCGCTATATCTTTTCTGGTAGTATTGCTTGACCAGCTGACCAAGTGGCTCGTTAAGGCCCACGTGCCATTTCTGTCGAGGATAAACGTGTTTTCGTGGTTCGATATAACGCATTTGCGAAATCCTGGAATCGCGTTTGGCATGTTAAGGAACATGTCTGAAGATATAAGGCTTTACTTTTACATAGTTGTTTTCGTTCTGGTGCTGATCGCGATTTTCTTCTTTCTTCGTAGACTTGAAGAGGAGCGGAGAGTTTTTCGATATGGGCTTGCTTTTGTGCTGGGCGGAGCTATTGGAAACTCAATAGACAGGTTTGCCTACGGATACGTGACCGATTTTATTGCAGTCTACTGGCCGGGGAACCCGGATCTGCTCTGGCCTCCTTTTAACGTAGCCGACTCTGCGATCACGGTCGGGGCGATTTCGATCCTGATTTCTGGAGTCTTGGTGCGGGGCAAGGAGAATTAA
- a CDS encoding shikimate kinase, whose amino-acid sequence MSDKRHIFLTGFMGAGKTSVGRKLSGKLRMDFYDLDSEVERAEGLSVSEIFESEGEESFRQKETEMLAALSQKTPPAVISTGGGAVLRQQNREIMEASGEVFYLRADIDTLWNRVRSKKGRPLLDVKDPRAEFHELFMKRKDIYELSPHVVLTDDMSVSEVADKVIGMLK is encoded by the coding sequence TTGAGCGATAAACGACATATTTTTCTTACGGGGTTTATGGGAGCGGGCAAAACAAGCGTCGGCAGGAAGCTTTCCGGAAAACTGCGAATGGATTTCTACGATCTTGACAGTGAAGTGGAACGGGCCGAAGGTCTTTCAGTATCCGAGATCTTTGAATCGGAGGGAGAGGAGAGTTTCAGGCAGAAGGAAACTGAGATGCTCGCCGCCCTTTCGCAGAAAACACCCCCGGCAGTGATCTCAACGGGGGGAGGTGCGGTCCTGCGACAGCAGAATCGCGAAATAATGGAAGCCTCGGGTGAGGTTTTCTATCTGCGGGCGGATATTGATACCCTTTGGAACAGGGTGAGGAGCAAGAAGGGGAGGCCCCTTCTCGACGTCAAAGACCCTAGGGCTGAGTTCCATGAGCTTTTCATGAAAAGAAAAGATATTTATGAACTCTCGCCGCATGTTGTTCTTACGGATGATATGAGTGTTTCAGAAGTTGCTGATAAAGTAATTGGGATGCTCAAATGA
- the thiC gene encoding phosphomethylpyrimidine synthase ThiC, protein MSSSRKKEKIPTGSVITRDPFPKSKKIYVGGKIHDIKVAMREVETDDFLSDAPDADRFKITLYDTSGPYTDPEADIDVHRGLPLLREKWIRKRGDVSELPDFSSEFARKRLERANGITFGNIRKPLRASPSRNVTQMHYAKKGIITPEMEYIAIRENQRIDELREVYGQLGAYHEGVDFDARIQTGCITPDFVREEVAAGRAIIPNNINHPESEPMIIGRNFLVKINANIGNSAVTSSIEEEVEKAVWACRWGADTIMDLSTGDNIHETREWIIRNTPVPVGTVPIYQALEKVKGKPEELTWEIYRDTLIEQAEQGVDYFTIHAGVLLRYIPLTVDRVTGIVSRGGSIMAKWCLSHHRESFLYTNFEEICKIMKAYDIAFSLGDGLRPGSIADANDAAQFAELDTLGELTQIAWKHDVQVMIEGPGHIPMQMIRENVTKELEICGEAPFYTLGPLVTDIAPGYDHITSAIGAAMIGWYGTAMLCYVTPKEHLGLPNKKDVKDGVITYKIAAHAADLAKGHPAAQLRDNVLSKARFEFRWNDQFNLSLDPDTAREFHDETLPAEGAKVAHFCSMCGPKFCSMKITQDIRDYAKEQGLSEMDAVQKGLDSKAREFEEKGKEIYVERPD, encoded by the coding sequence ATGAGTTCTTCTCGAAAAAAAGAGAAAATACCTACCGGGTCCGTGATAACCAGAGACCCTTTTCCCAAATCAAAAAAGATATATGTGGGCGGAAAAATCCACGACATAAAGGTGGCCATGAGGGAGGTTGAAACCGACGATTTTCTCTCGGATGCCCCAGATGCTGACCGCTTCAAGATAACACTTTACGACACAAGCGGTCCCTATACTGACCCCGAAGCTGACATTGACGTTCACAGGGGTCTGCCGTTGCTTCGCGAAAAGTGGATAAGGAAACGGGGAGATGTCTCGGAACTGCCCGATTTCTCCTCGGAATTCGCCAGGAAAAGGCTTGAGAGGGCAAACGGGATAACCTTCGGGAACATAAGAAAGCCCCTTCGTGCCTCGCCTTCGCGAAACGTAACCCAGATGCACTACGCGAAAAAGGGAATCATAACGCCCGAGATGGAGTATATTGCCATAAGGGAGAACCAGAGAATCGACGAGCTTAGGGAGGTCTACGGACAGCTCGGGGCTTACCACGAGGGAGTGGATTTCGACGCGCGCATTCAGACCGGCTGCATCACCCCCGACTTTGTCAGGGAGGAAGTTGCCGCGGGGCGTGCCATAATTCCGAACAACATAAACCACCCGGAAAGCGAGCCCATGATAATAGGGCGTAATTTCCTCGTGAAAATAAACGCGAACATCGGAAATTCCGCCGTTACCTCAAGCATTGAGGAGGAGGTAGAAAAAGCGGTCTGGGCATGCCGGTGGGGAGCCGACACCATAATGGACCTCTCGACCGGGGACAACATCCACGAAACCAGAGAGTGGATAATAAGAAATACCCCGGTTCCCGTGGGAACCGTTCCCATATACCAGGCGCTTGAAAAGGTTAAGGGAAAACCGGAGGAACTTACTTGGGAGATTTACAGGGATACCCTCATAGAGCAGGCAGAGCAGGGAGTTGACTACTTCACGATACATGCGGGAGTGCTCCTTCGCTACATTCCGCTTACCGTCGACAGGGTTACGGGGATAGTTTCAAGAGGCGGGTCGATAATGGCCAAGTGGTGTCTTTCGCATCACAGGGAAAGCTTTCTCTACACCAATTTCGAAGAGATCTGCAAGATAATGAAAGCATACGACATAGCGTTTTCTCTGGGTGATGGCCTTCGGCCGGGCTCCATAGCTGATGCGAACGACGCTGCGCAGTTTGCCGAGCTTGATACCCTTGGGGAACTTACCCAGATAGCCTGGAAGCACGATGTTCAGGTCATGATAGAAGGTCCGGGACACATTCCCATGCAAATGATAAGGGAAAATGTGACCAAGGAGCTTGAGATATGTGGAGAGGCTCCCTTTTACACTCTGGGTCCTCTAGTTACCGACATAGCGCCCGGCTATGATCACATAACTTCTGCCATAGGGGCAGCGATGATAGGCTGGTACGGAACCGCAATGCTCTGCTATGTTACCCCAAAGGAGCATCTCGGTCTTCCAAACAAAAAGGACGTAAAGGACGGGGTTATAACCTACAAGATCGCCGCGCATGCGGCGGATCTTGCGAAGGGTCATCCCGCAGCGCAGCTTCGCGACAACGTGCTCAGCAAGGCCAGGTTTGAATTCCGGTGGAATGATCAATTCAATCTCTCTCTTGATCCGGATACGGCGCGCGAATTTCACGACGAGACTCTCCCTGCCGAAGGGGCCAAGGTTGCGCATTTCTGCTCCATGTGCGGTCCGAAATTCTGTTCGATGAAAATCACGCAGGATATAAGGGATTACGCAAAAGAGCAGGGTCTCTCGGAGATGGACGCCGTTCAGAAAGGGCTTGATTCCAAGGCGAGGGAATTTGAGGAGAAGGGGAAAGAGATATACGTTGAGCGGCCTGATTAG
- a CDS encoding riboflavin synthase — protein MFSGIVEDIGAVQTLEKKDKGVLLRIGVRKINAGELDLGESVAVNGVCLTVVSAGDGSFSVDASHETLSRTNLSGLRTGSGVNLERSLRVGDRMGGHIVTGHVDGVGVVQSITPVGESKVFSFSIPESLAKYVVEKGSVAVDGVSLTVNSVKDTEFSVNIIPYTLRETTFSEFRRGREVNIECDIIGKYVEKMLSGATPHAEGSPVGRKL, from the coding sequence ATGTTTAGCGGTATAGTTGAAGACATTGGAGCGGTCCAGACGCTTGAAAAAAAGGACAAGGGCGTTCTTTTAAGAATCGGGGTTCGGAAGATCAATGCCGGGGAACTGGATCTGGGAGAGAGCGTGGCCGTAAACGGCGTATGTCTTACGGTAGTTTCTGCGGGAGACGGTAGTTTTTCTGTTGACGCGTCCCACGAAACGCTTTCCAGGACAAACCTCTCCGGCCTCCGGACAGGGAGCGGAGTGAATCTCGAAAGATCTCTTCGGGTCGGAGACAGGATGGGTGGACATATTGTCACGGGCCACGTGGACGGAGTCGGGGTCGTTCAGTCCATTACTCCGGTAGGAGAATCCAAGGTTTTTTCTTTTTCAATCCCCGAATCGCTTGCGAAATATGTGGTCGAAAAAGGATCGGTCGCCGTTGACGGCGTAAGTCTCACCGTCAATTCGGTAAAGGACACTGAGTTTTCGGTGAACATAATTCCCTACACGCTTCGGGAGACGACTTTTTCCGAATTTCGCCGGGGCAGGGAAGTCAATATAGAGTGCGACATAATAGGCAAGTACGTTGAGAAAATGCTCTCCGGCGCAACCCCCCATGCCGAGGGTTCTCCCGTCGGAAGAAAATTGTAG
- the carB gene encoding carbamoyl-phosphate synthase large subunit: MPKRTDIKTIMVIGSGPIVIGQACEFDYSGTQACKVLKEEGYRVVLVNSNPATIMTDPDFADNTYVEPLVPEILEKIIEKEKPDVLLPTIGGQTALNLAVSLAESGVLERHSVELIGAKIPAIKKAENRDLFKKAIADIGLEVPKSGIAHNMEEAWDVVGEIGFPVIIRPSFTLGGTGGSVAYNREEFQEFARAGIESSPASEILIEESIVGWKEFEYEVMRDHMDNVVIICSIENFDAMGVHTGDSITVAPAQTLTDKEYQHMRDASIAIIREIGVETGGSNIQFAVNPKDGRMMVIEMNPRVSRSSALASKATGFPIAKIAAKLAVGYSLDEISNDITKYTPASFEPTIDYVVVKIPRFAFEKFPQTSPTLTTQMKSVGEAMSIGRTFKESLQKAMRSLEIDSYGFEKVSDDLEEVREELRVPSPRRLWYIADAFRLDMDLEEIYSISHVDPWFLRNIKQIVDFESDIARNGFNRETILQAKRHGFSDIEIAKILSTEEGEVRNFRLREGIEPAFKMVDTCAAEFEAYTPYLYSTFESESEALPTDRKKVVILGGGPNRIGQGIEFDYCCVHASFALREEGYEAVMVNCNPETVSTDYDTSDRLYFEPLTLEDTLALIGREDPWGVIVHLGGQTPLRLALALEEEGVKIIGTSPESIDLAEDRDRFRKLVSDLGLLQPQSDTARSEGEAIGIAREIGYPVMVRPSYVLGGRAMEVVYDEESLRTYIREAASVSPNHPILIDKFLKDAKEVDVDAVCDGETVVVGGVLEHIEEAGVHSGDSAAILPPFSMEPEIVEEIKSQTKKLALSLDVKGLVNIQFAVKDGEVYIIEVNPRASRTVPFVSKAIGVQLAKIGTKVMTGKSLEELGYTEEIVPKHYCVKESVFPFVKFPEVDTILGPEMKSTGEVMGIAPDLDQAFAKSQIAAGNSLPSSGVAFISVKDEDKSDKMLDIAQRLSDTGFDIMATGGTSEFLNKNGIFSRTVNKVKQGRPHIVDHLKNGEVQLVINTTFGKKEIAQSYSIRRTALVNNVPYFTTLAGAVAGVSAIEALVRIGLDVKALQSYY; encoded by the coding sequence ATGCCCAAGCGAACTGACATAAAAACCATAATGGTCATCGGCTCCGGTCCGATAGTTATAGGACAGGCCTGCGAGTTTGACTATTCAGGCACCCAGGCGTGCAAGGTGCTGAAAGAAGAAGGCTACAGGGTGGTTCTGGTAAACAGCAACCCGGCCACAATAATGACCGACCCGGACTTTGCCGACAATACTTACGTGGAACCGCTCGTTCCCGAAATACTGGAAAAAATAATAGAGAAGGAAAAGCCCGATGTCCTTCTGCCCACAATAGGCGGACAGACGGCCCTTAACCTTGCCGTTTCGCTTGCCGAGTCAGGCGTGCTCGAGCGCCACAGCGTGGAACTCATAGGCGCAAAAATCCCTGCGATAAAAAAAGCCGAGAATAGGGATCTTTTCAAAAAAGCCATAGCGGACATAGGTCTTGAGGTGCCGAAAAGCGGTATAGCGCATAACATGGAAGAAGCTTGGGACGTTGTGGGCGAGATAGGGTTTCCGGTCATCATACGGCCTTCTTTTACCCTTGGCGGAACCGGAGGAAGCGTTGCCTACAACAGGGAGGAATTCCAGGAGTTCGCCAGGGCGGGAATCGAAAGCTCTCCGGCAAGCGAGATACTCATAGAGGAATCCATAGTGGGGTGGAAGGAATTTGAGTATGAGGTGATGCGGGACCACATGGATAATGTCGTCATAATCTGCTCCATAGAGAATTTCGACGCTATGGGTGTTCACACGGGAGACAGCATAACGGTGGCTCCTGCGCAGACCCTTACCGACAAGGAATACCAGCATATGCGCGACGCGTCCATAGCGATAATAAGGGAAATCGGCGTTGAAACCGGCGGCTCTAACATCCAGTTTGCTGTTAACCCCAAAGACGGGCGGATGATGGTAATAGAGATGAACCCGAGGGTTTCGCGAAGCTCCGCGCTTGCCTCAAAAGCCACCGGGTTTCCGATTGCCAAGATAGCCGCGAAGCTTGCGGTCGGCTATTCGCTCGATGAGATCTCAAACGATATAACGAAGTATACCCCCGCGTCTTTTGAACCGACGATAGATTACGTTGTGGTGAAAATACCAAGGTTTGCGTTTGAGAAGTTTCCGCAGACGAGCCCGACTCTTACCACGCAGATGAAATCCGTGGGTGAAGCCATGTCCATCGGAAGGACTTTTAAGGAGTCCCTGCAGAAGGCGATGAGATCTCTTGAGATAGATTCCTATGGTTTCGAGAAGGTGTCTGATGACCTCGAAGAGGTAAGGGAAGAACTCAGGGTTCCCTCCCCTCGGCGTCTCTGGTACATAGCCGACGCATTTCGTCTGGACATGGACTTGGAGGAAATCTACTCGATCTCTCACGTAGACCCGTGGTTTCTTCGGAATATAAAACAGATTGTCGATTTCGAATCTGATATTGCTAGGAACGGGTTTAACCGCGAGACCATACTTCAGGCCAAGCGCCATGGTTTTTCCGACATTGAGATCGCAAAGATTCTTTCCACGGAAGAAGGGGAAGTGAGGAATTTCCGTCTGCGCGAGGGAATTGAGCCTGCTTTTAAGATGGTTGATACCTGCGCCGCCGAATTCGAGGCTTACACACCTTATCTCTACTCGACTTTCGAGAGTGAAAGCGAAGCGCTCCCCACGGACAGGAAAAAAGTTGTGATACTCGGCGGGGGACCGAACCGCATAGGTCAAGGCATAGAATTTGACTACTGCTGCGTGCACGCGTCTTTTGCGCTCCGGGAAGAAGGGTACGAGGCCGTTATGGTTAACTGCAATCCCGAGACCGTGAGCACGGATTACGACACCTCGGACAGGCTTTATTTCGAACCGCTTACGCTTGAAGACACTTTGGCTCTTATAGGAAGGGAAGATCCATGGGGAGTCATAGTTCATCTTGGAGGCCAGACCCCACTCCGCCTGGCCCTCGCGCTTGAGGAGGAGGGGGTGAAAATAATAGGAACTTCCCCCGAGAGCATAGATCTTGCCGAGGACAGAGACAGGTTCAGAAAGCTCGTTTCGGATCTGGGACTTCTCCAGCCTCAAAGCGACACCGCAAGAAGCGAGGGGGAAGCCATTGGCATAGCCCGCGAAATAGGGTATCCGGTCATGGTCCGCCCGTCTTACGTTTTGGGCGGTCGTGCCATGGAGGTAGTTTACGACGAGGAATCTCTTCGAACTTACATACGGGAAGCCGCGAGCGTTTCACCGAACCACCCAATATTGATAGACAAGTTCCTAAAGGACGCGAAGGAAGTCGACGTGGACGCAGTTTGCGACGGGGAAACCGTTGTTGTGGGCGGAGTGCTCGAGCACATCGAGGAAGCAGGGGTTCATTCCGGAGACAGTGCGGCGATTCTGCCCCCGTTTTCGATGGAACCTGAAATTGTCGAGGAAATAAAATCCCAGACGAAAAAACTTGCGCTTTCTCTGGATGTAAAAGGGCTTGTTAACATCCAGTTTGCCGTAAAGGACGGAGAGGTTTACATAATCGAGGTAAATCCTAGGGCAAGCCGCACCGTTCCCTTCGTGAGCAAGGCCATAGGGGTTCAGCTGGCCAAGATAGGGACCAAAGTGATGACCGGAAAATCTCTTGAGGAACTCGGCTATACGGAGGAAATCGTCCCGAAGCACTACTGCGTAAAGGAATCGGTCTTTCCTTTCGTCAAGTTCCCGGAAGTTGATACGATTCTGGGACCGGAAATGAAATCCACCGGCGAGGTCATGGGAATTGCTCCCGACCTTGACCAGGCGTTTGCCAAATCCCAGATTGCGGCCGGCAACAGCCTACCCTCAAGCGGAGTGGCCTTCATAAGCGTAAAAGACGAGGACAAGTCAGACAAGATGCTTGATATAGCCCAGAGGCTGAGCGATACCGGTTTTGATATAATGGCTACAGGGGGCACATCTGAATTTCTCAATAAAAATGGTATATTTTCCCGAACGGTGAACAAGGTTAAGCAGGGCCGCCCTCACATAGTCGATCACCTTAAAAACGGGGAGGTGCAGTTGGTTATAAATACCACTTTCGGGAAAAAGGAGATCGCGCAGTCATATTCGATAAGAAGGACCGCGCTTGTAAACAATGTTCCTTACTTTACCACTCTCGCCGGTGCGGTCGCCGGAGTCAGTGCTATCGAGGCCTTGGTGAGAATCGGTCTCGACGTAAAGGCTCTGCAAAGCTACTATTAA
- a CDS encoding DNA-binding protein encodes MEERTEKEHVSNHVDIESKRFFFDVKENHKGQYLRITELSGGRSSIVVPFEGIEQFRDKLVETIKQSLELVGN; translated from the coding sequence ATGGAAGAAAGGACAGAAAAGGAGCATGTAAGTAACCACGTTGATATTGAATCCAAAAGGTTTTTCTTTGACGTCAAGGAAAATCACAAGGGTCAGTACCTTAGGATTACCGAACTAAGCGGCGGTAGGTCAAGCATAGTCGTTCCCTTTGAAGGAATAGAGCAGTTCAGAGACAAGCTGGTTGAAACGATAAAGCAATCTCTCGAGTTAGTTGGAAACTAG
- the greA gene encoding transcription elongation factor GreA: MSVQRVLITPDGWRKLRDELHRLKTVERQEVIKLIEYARSLGDLSENAEYETAKQRQSFIEGRIQEVEDRLGRAEVIDPEKITARDRVVFGLTVTVEDIDSGDIKKYKLVGEDESEPENGFISVTSPVGSALIGKRVDDEIQVRAPGGIKEFLVINIE, translated from the coding sequence ATGAGTGTCCAAAGAGTTCTAATTACTCCTGATGGCTGGAGAAAGCTTCGGGACGAACTGCATAGGTTAAAAACCGTCGAAAGGCAGGAAGTAATCAAGCTTATAGAATATGCGAGATCCCTCGGGGATCTTTCCGAAAACGCCGAGTACGAGACTGCCAAGCAGAGACAGTCGTTCATAGAGGGAAGGATACAGGAAGTAGAAGACCGTCTTGGCCGTGCGGAAGTAATTGACCCCGAGAAAATCACTGCCCGGGACAGGGTAGTTTTCGGCCTTACGGTTACGGTGGAGGATATTGATTCCGGGGACATAAAGAAGTACAAGCTTGTGGGAGAGGATGAATCCGAGCCCGAAAATGGCTTTATATCAGTTACCTCTCCGGTAGGCAGCGCGCTTATCGGAAAGAGAGTAGATGACGAGATACAGGTCAGGGCTCCCGGAGGAATTAAGGAATTTCTGGTTATTAATATAGAATAA
- a CDS encoding thioesterase → MARIRIDLPSRFVFSTQIPIRIDDINYGSHLGHDSVLTLAHEARVRFLAAHGYTEADIEGVGIIMGDVGITYSSEAFYGDVMEISIGIGEYGNNFLELIYALVNEKNGKEVAKVKTSLVFFNYKERKTVRMPEEFRRKIIPGK, encoded by the coding sequence ATGGCAAGAATAAGAATAGACCTACCGAGCAGATTCGTCTTTTCAACGCAAATTCCGATAAGAATAGACGACATAAATTACGGTTCTCATCTTGGGCACGACTCGGTGTTAACCCTCGCGCACGAGGCCCGCGTAAGATTCCTCGCAGCACACGGCTACACTGAGGCCGATATAGAGGGAGTGGGAATTATAATGGGAGACGTCGGAATCACCTACAGTTCGGAAGCGTTTTACGGGGACGTAATGGAAATAAGCATCGGCATCGGCGAGTATGGCAACAATTTTCTCGAACTTATCTACGCACTGGTGAACGAAAAAAACGGCAAGGAGGTCGCCAAGGTCAAGACCTCTCTCGTATTTTTTAACTACAAAGAGAGAAAAACCGTGCGGATGCCGGAGGAATTCCGAAGGAAAATCATCCCCGGAAAATAA
- a CDS encoding GYD domain-containing protein: MAIYILLSRLTPEGRKTVKERPGRIKEVDKELEDIGVRVLEQYATLGRYDFVNIVEAPDNETIGKVSVDLCSRGTVELVTLPAVSVESLVKSLNKARAEKTPPTPSGEDKDV; the protein is encoded by the coding sequence ATGGCAATTTACATATTACTCAGCAGACTTACCCCCGAGGGCAGAAAAACCGTTAAGGAGCGGCCCGGGAGAATAAAGGAAGTCGACAAGGAGCTTGAGGACATAGGGGTCAGGGTTCTTGAGCAGTATGCGACTCTGGGTAGATACGATTTTGTGAACATAGTGGAAGCACCCGATAATGAGACCATAGGGAAGGTTTCGGTTGACCTCTGCTCAAGGGGAACAGTCGAGCTGGTAACTCTTCCGGCGGTCTCGGTCGAATCTCTGGTTAAATCGCTTAATAAGGCAAGAGCGGAGAAGACGCCCCCAACGCCATCCGGGGAAGATAAAGATGTTTAA